The genomic region caagctgactccttgctgagtacagagcctgacctgggggtccatcccaggacctggagttgatgacctgagctgaaggcagacgcttaaccgactgagccacccaggtggcccttccTTAGTGTATTTTTGAAGTaacttcatttctcttatttaCTGAATAAGATCAGCGCAGAACATTATGTAGATTAGAAAAAATACTCTTCATTATTTTAGTATTAAAATTTTGTGGGCAtagctttttgtatatttatttacataacaGTTTTTTATGATTAGAATATCTTAATTAGGattattgaaacaaaaataatcaaacGTCAAAAATTTATTTGTCCCAAACAGGATTAGAAGTCTACTTACctaaaagagagaggaaggtgaAATAAAGGAAGGTGAAGTGTtagcagggagaggaaggtgaCGTATACCAGCCCTCGTAGTACTGGCAGATAGAgtgaaattaagattttttttcttttcccattagtTAATAGAATGGATGTGAATATACCTTCACTGAAACGTATGCATGTCTCTTGAAGTGAATTTAAGTCAAAAGATAGATTCTCATTATGTTGATTTAcctttttaacttgtatttaaTTTGCCTTAAGTTCATAAAACTCTATAACATAAACTTCTTAATGGACTAGTGTGTATCAGGGATATAGGCTTACCTCTTACTTAGGCAGTAGCTTGAaaactagtttgtttttttttttaaagatatatttatttgacacagagagacagctagagagggaacacaagcggggggagtggaagagggagaagcaggctcctggccgagcagggagcccgatgcggagctcgatcccaggaccctgggatcatgacctgagcccaaggcagacgcccaacgactgagccacccaggcgccccgaaaactagttttttaaaagtgGTAGAGTTGGATGGTGAAAACTTTTGAGTCAGTTTTATCATGTATTTTTCTAGGGATTCTGCCGTCTTAACTAATCCTCCAAGACTTAAGTCTGACTGAAAGAAAGACCTTAATGTATAAAGTTAAATTCATGAAGTTGATTATAGATACTAAGTTGATATGCAGTGAATTTGTGTTTACCCACCTTTTGTATAGTTAGACTGAAGTTTATTTTAGAACCAAAGGAAAAACTAATAAcagtgaaattaaatatttatgagaaGTGGTAGCTCTTTGgtacatttaattaatttttttcttcttgttttaaataaaggTGGACCCCCAGAAGTACAAGGGCATATTTAATGGATTCTCAGTTACACTTAAAGAGGATGGTGTTCGTGGTTTGGCTAAAGGATGGGCTCCGACTTTCATTGGCTACTCTATGCAAGGGCTCTGCAAGTTTGGCTTTTATGAAGTTTTCAAAGTCTTGTATAGCAACGTGCTGGGGGAGGtatgtaattttaacttttaagacCAAAAAGGATCTTTTTTTGGTCTGTATTACTATACTGTCCTGCTTTCCAAGTAAGTtggattttgagttttttaaagagAAGGGATCTGGGATTCCTCTGTGTAGTTCAAGGGCTAACTATACTTGGCACCTAGATGTTcagaaaaataattcacattGTACTGTGGTTGATAAGCTTATGGGAGAGAATATACATTCGGTCTCGTGTGTTACTTGTGGACCATATAAAGAAACACTGTTAGGTTGTCTGAAATGTAACTGTTTCCTAGAACTGTTCCTtaattgaaattgaaaacagcCAATGCCATAGCGGTACATGTTCCTTCTTACGTTTTTCAATTAGGAGAACACCTATCTCTGGCGCACATCACTATATTTGGCTGCTTCTGCCAGTGCTGAATTCTTTGCTGACATTGCCCTGGCTCCTATGGAAGCTGCTAAGGTTCGAATTCAAACCCAACCAGGTTATGCCAACACTTTGAGGGATGCAGCTCccaaaatgtataaggaagaAGGCTTAAAAGCGTAAGTGAACATTTGTCTAGAGTTACAGTATAAAAATACTCAATTAAATGAACTCCATTTGTTAGCATTAAACctaccagactttttttttaagctcttatGTTAATGTCTATTTACCTTTTACATAGAACATAAACTCCAGGGCCAGGGATAAGTTGATGCATGGCTTAAGCCCTGAATTAAAGATGTTTTTCTAAAGTAAGAACGTTTATCAATCTGCATATGCCTTGATATTTGACATTAATTGTTAACTTTTGGGAAGGGCTTGTTAGAATTCTTGTCATCTGTGTTCACAGCTAAGAATTTGCATATAGTCTGGCTACAACATGCTTCCTTAGATCCACCTTTGTGGATGCCAATCTTGAACTGAGTTCTACTTGTAAACTTCTTGTTTCTTGTAGTTCCAGCTAGAGAAACATCCAGCAACTTTTTTGGTTGTATAGTCAAAGGTGCTTGAGTCATTGGCATGTGAGATAAATACACCTGCATGTTAGTCTTAGGTTCTGATAGAAATGACATGCAATTGTGCTGCCATATTTTGCTATCAGGACTCGACTGGTGTGCGGACACTTCTGTTACTGATGAAAATCTCTGCTAAAGGAATAAATACAACTGAGTAAAATAAGTCTCCTGGTTTCCCTAGATTCTACAAGGGAGTTGCTCCTCTCTGGATGAGACAGATACCCTACACCATGATGAAATTTGCCTGCTTTGAACGTACTGTTGAAGCATTGTACAAGTTTGTGGTTCCTAAGCCCCGAAGTGAATGTTCAAAGGCAGAGCAGCTGGTTGTAACATTTGTGGCAGGTTACATAGGTATGAGTTACTTACAACATGTTTATGAAATTAAGGACCAGTGATTATTTCCATTATTGGCCTCtttttgtgaggaaaaaaaaatattccaaagaagCTTTATCTTCCCGTAGCATTTTCTGTACCTTTTTAGGATTCATAAATACTTATTGATGAGTTTCTGAAAGAATTATTTTCAGGTGTGCATGTCTTGATTAAGTTTGGGGAATATATTGATTTCACTGCTGTGCCATTTTTTTGGTCTAGTTTTTCAAGAATACATTTTTACACAAAGGAAAGTTgattaaaatgtgaatataaaaaCTTGAAGGATTGTTCTGTTTTACATAGGGTAGAGTGCTGTATAACTTTGTTAGTCtctaaatctgattttttaagaaCTAAAAATTAGGTAAAGATTGTTGGTTgtgatgtgaatttttttttaattaatcccATGTTGGATTATTTATCTTGACTTTTTTCAGCTGGTGTCTTCTGTGCAATTGTCTCTCACCCTGCTGATTCCGTGGTATCTGTGTTGAATAAGGAGAAAGGTAGCAGTGCTTCTCAAGTTCTTCAGAGACTTGGATTTAAAGGTAGGattctccgcccccccccacccaaacaAACAAAGAGTAACACTtgggtattatttcatttttcattcatgtttCATATTTCAACCAGGTGTATGGAAAGGACTCTTTGCCCGTATCATCATGATTGGCACTCTGACTGCACTACAGTGGTTCATCTATGACTCTGTGAAGGTCTACTTCAGGCTCCCTCGCCCTCCTCCACCTGAAATGCCAGAGTCTCTGAAGAAGAAACTTGGGTTAACTCAGTAGAATGATCAAAGCAAATGTGGACTGAATCTGCTTGTTGATCAGTATTGAGGAAAGTGCAAGAGgaacttttatatatttgacagtgTAGGAAATTGTCTATTCCTGGTATAATTACTGTAGTCTCTTGCCTAAGGCGAGGGTTTCAAACCCACTGTTGAAATAAACCTAATTATTCATGATTTGTCTGTGATTCGgtggtgatttttaaaagcagtttttaaagaTGTAACCCTAAAATGGAAGGAATTAAGTGTAAGTTAAAACCtcaaggaaaaaagcaaactaaTCATTGTTGGTTCAGTACTCTGATCCCCACTGATAAATTGTCATGTTTCAAGTTTTGTCACACAAGAGTTCCTATGCtcctaaaaataaaggaaatacacCTGAATTTTCAAAAACTTGATTTAGCTGTAGTTAAATTGAAATATGGGTAAGTATTTGTGGTTATATTTTGACAAATAAATTTCAGCATATAATCAAATTTTTGCAACATgtactatacttttaaaaatcctaatgaGTTTGCTaatcctcatttgtaaaagaagatctaggggtgtctggctggctcagttggaggaatgtgcaactcttgatctcagagttatcTGTtggagccctatgttgggtgtagagattacttaaacttcaaaaattaaattgaaaaaagtaATCTAAATTAGGCTGATTGTTAGAATGGTAGTTCTAACATTCTAAtgatagttattttatttatttaaagattttattttttttaagtaatctacaaCCAATGGGGCACACGAAtttaaccccaagatcaagagtcacatactctactgactgagccagccaggtgcccctagaatgatagtttttaaaagaaccatTTCAGACTAGAAATTCAAGGAAAATGcccacttaaaattttaaaattttacattttaaaatttattcatactAAAAGATTCTAATGTCGTTTTAATAACACTTTTTTCACATTTGGTTTAAGAAAATGTCAATTCCATAAAGCAGAACCCAGTGGAATGAGTATATGTGATTAGTAGTTTAATTGAATTATGTTGTAACAGTAAGACGTGATAGAAGTGCAATAGTAGTTTCCAGGAGAGTCAAATATGATTCAAATTGTCTTTAAGAACAATTAAAACTCTGAGAAAGCCTGAGTTTTACTAAATTATAAATACCTTATGACATACACAACAAAATTGAACAGAAGAACTAACAGCTGTATGAAAGCTTGAAAAGTTTTgacaatgttttaaaatgagtttaaCGTTTTTGGGATAGATGATAGAAAAATGTCCACAATGTTCATGAAACTTGGTACATAGTCTTGCTGCTAAATTAGGAGCTACACGCTGTTTCTTTAGCATAAGAAATTAGATACAGTTGACTGTTGAacaacttggggtggggggtggcagttAGGGGTGCcgattcctcccctcccccacacaacCAAATATAAATGTACAACTTTGACTCCCTGAAAACTAGTACCCTACTATTGACAGGATGTCTTACTGataacagtcgattaacacatattttgtatgttatatgtattatatgctgtattctcacaataaactagagaaaattattaaaaacataaggaagagaaaatacatttacagtactacaCTGTCTCGAAGA from Halichoerus grypus chromosome 6, mHalGry1.hap1.1, whole genome shotgun sequence harbors:
- the SLC25A3 gene encoding solute carrier family 25 member 3, producing the protein MFSSVAHLARANPFNAPHLQLVHDGLTGPRSSPAGPLGPPRCSRNLAAAAVEEYSCEYGSMKFYALCGFGGVLSCGLTHTAVVPLDLVKCRMQVDPQKYKGIFNGFSVTLKEDGVRGLAKGWAPTFIGYSMQGLCKFGFYEVFKVLYSNVLGEENTYLWRTSLYLAASASAEFFADIALAPMEAAKVRIQTQPGYANTLRDAAPKMYKEEGLKAFYKGVAPLWMRQIPYTMMKFACFERTVEALYKFVVPKPRSECSKAEQLVVTFVAGYIAGVFCAIVSHPADSVVSVLNKEKGSSASQVLQRLGFKGVWKGLFARIIMIGTLTALQWFIYDSVKVYFRLPRPPPPEMPESLKKKLGLTQ